Proteins from a genomic interval of Maylandia zebra isolate NMK-2024a linkage group LG15, Mzebra_GT3a, whole genome shotgun sequence:
- the znf513a gene encoding zinc finger protein 513a isoform X2, producing the protein MPRKKQQNPQPVKLDSEDDVAIEAPENLPLDTDFLLGQDLEFDDPDQDNKILGLEKFSEVAAEIGFSVYPLGDESSAYSQLSMESETDNSRSTTDNGREDEGRATQSEPSFPPYLSCRGCGQLRDEPLGPGIDLVGPYCLRCCKASREAKSTDFCSPFGSISGIRSGSNMQLDCEEVGNGMGDKALTAEDKSAKMHSCHLCGFSSRYANHVKRHMKTHNGEKPFNCPLCTYASAQLVNLQRHLRIHTGEKPYKCDSCTFACSSLGNLKRHQRMHVPCVGVGQDAPSRPTSGQNSLKRQGTGQREEVSGAAGKEVARPTSNLTLAAQNSDYLSAFDSLKGASPPPIAASNPAPGHQPPPLLDTTGSSESRASRGGVADRSGLPPSLFPFTCRLCGIVLEDEDGSSAQICAKCTLEMLTKDSSSSPNSPGERSDKVYTCAACPFLTHYPNHLARHMKTHSGEKPYKCPQCDYASAHFDNLKRHHRVHTGEKPYKCHLCDYACGNLANLKRHQRVHSGAKPFQCAVCSYSCNQSMNLKRHMLRHTGEKPYKCQECGYTTGHWDNYKRHQKKHGLATDGWVKVPMTGNNEEQEVRKGMGAGLQTHRKEAGVDMQYMPREGSQTIHSCYKLEIV; encoded by the exons AtgccaagaaaaaaacaacagaatccACAGCCAGTGAAGT TGGATTCTGAAGATGATGTAGCCATTGAAGCCCCAGAAAACCTCCCCTTAGACACAGACTTCCTTCTAGGACAAGACCTTGAGTTTGATGATCCTGATCAGGACAACAAGATTCTAGGCCTGGAAAAGTTCTCAG AAGTTGCTGCCGAGATCGGTTTCTCCGTGTATCCTCTGGGTGATGAGAGTTCTGCTTACAGCCAGCTGAGCATGGAAAGTGAAACGGACAACTCGCGCAGCACGACGGACAATGGGAGGGAAGACGAAGGCAGAGCGACCCAGTCTGAGCCCAGTTTCCCTCCTTACCTGTCCTGCAGGGGCTGCGGACAGCTCCGTGATGAACCTCTGGGACCTGGCATTGACCTCGTTGGCCCGTACTGCCTTAGATGTTGCAAAGCCTCTCGGGAAGCTAAGAGTACGGACTTCTGCTCACCTTTTGGAAGCATCAGCGGTATCCGCTCAGGTTCTAATATGCAGCTTGATTGCGAAGAGGTGGGAAATGGGATGGGTGACAAGGCGCTGACAGCCGAGGACAAATCGGCTAAAATGCACTCGTGTCATCTCTGCGGATTCTCCTCGCGTTACGCCAACCACGTGAAGCGCCACATGAAGACGCACAATGGGGAGAAGCCTTTTAACTGCCCGCTGTGCACGTACGCCTCGGCTCAGCTGGTGAACCTCCAGAGACACCTTCGCATTCACACGGGGGAAAAACCTTACAAATGTGACAGCTGCACTTTTGCCTGCAGCTCTCTCGGCAACCTCAAGAGGCACCAGCGCATGCATGTACCCTGTGTGGGGGTGGGGCAGGACGCACCGTCACGACCCACCAGTGGCCAGAACAGTCTGAAGAGGCAAGGGACCGGGCAGAGAGAAGAGGTTTCTGGTGCTGCAGGCAAAG AGGTTGCACGGCCAACGTCAAACCTGACTTTGGCAGCCCAGAACAGCGACTACCTGTCAGCCTTTGATAGCCTAAAGGGAGCATCTCCGCCCCCCATAGCAGCTTCCAATCCAGCTCCGGGTCATCAACCTCCACCCTTGCTGGATACGACAGGCAGCAGCGAAAGCAGAGCATCAAGAGGAGGTGTAGCAGACAGGAGCGGCCTCCCACCGTCACTTTTCCCTTTTACCTGCCGGCTCTGTGGCATCGTCCTGGAAGACGAGGACGGCTCCTCGGCCCAGATTTGTGCCAAGTGTACCCTCGAAATGCTGACTAAAGACTCCTCGTCATCTCCCAACAGCCCCGGCGAGCGCAGTGACAAGGTTTACACGTGCGCCGCCTGCCCCTTTCTCACACACTACCCTAACCACTTGGCACGCCACATGAAAACTCACAGCGGCGAGAAACCCTACAAGTGCCCACAGTGCGATTACGCCTCAGCACACTTCGACAACCTCAAGCGACACCACAGAGTGCACACCGGCGAGAAACCCTACAAGTGCCATTTGTGTGATTACGCGTGCGGGAATCTGGCCAACCTAAAGCGCCATCAGCGGGTGCACTCTGGCGCCAAGCCCTTCCAGTGCGCCGTGTGCAGTTACAGCTGCAACCAGAGCATGAACCTGAAGCGGCACATGCTCCGGCACACCGGGGAGAAGCCCTATAAATGTCAAGAGTGCGGCTACACCACGGGCCACTGGGACAACTACAAGAGACACCAGAAGAAGCACGGCCTGGCCACAGACGGCTGGGTGAAAGTGCCGATGACGGGCAACAACGAAGAGCAGGAAGTGAGGAAAGGGATGGGAGCTGGGCTTCAAACTCACAGAAAGGAAGCAGGGGTCGATATGCAGTACATGCCAAGGGAGGGGAGTCAGACAATACACTCATGCTACAAACTTGAGATTGTATAA
- the znf513a gene encoding zinc finger protein 513a isoform X1 → MPRKKQQNPQPVKLDSEDDVAIEAPENLPLDTDFLLGQDLEFDDPDQDNKILGLEKFSEVAAEIGFSVYPLGDESSAYSQLSMESETDNSRSTTDNGREDEGRATQSEPSFPPYLSCRGCGQLRDEPLGPGIDLVGPYCLRCCKASREAKSTDFCSPFGSISGIRSGSNMQLDCEEVGNGMGDKALTAEDKSAKMHSCHLCGFSSRYANHVKRHMKTHNGEKPFNCPLCTYASAQLVNLQRHLRIHTGEKPYKCDSCTFACSSLGNLKRHQRMHVPCVGVGQDAPSRPTSGQNSLKRQGTGQREEVSGAAGKVTEVARPTSNLTLAAQNSDYLSAFDSLKGASPPPIAASNPAPGHQPPPLLDTTGSSESRASRGGVADRSGLPPSLFPFTCRLCGIVLEDEDGSSAQICAKCTLEMLTKDSSSSPNSPGERSDKVYTCAACPFLTHYPNHLARHMKTHSGEKPYKCPQCDYASAHFDNLKRHHRVHTGEKPYKCHLCDYACGNLANLKRHQRVHSGAKPFQCAVCSYSCNQSMNLKRHMLRHTGEKPYKCQECGYTTGHWDNYKRHQKKHGLATDGWVKVPMTGNNEEQEVRKGMGAGLQTHRKEAGVDMQYMPREGSQTIHSCYKLEIV, encoded by the exons AtgccaagaaaaaaacaacagaatccACAGCCAGTGAAGT TGGATTCTGAAGATGATGTAGCCATTGAAGCCCCAGAAAACCTCCCCTTAGACACAGACTTCCTTCTAGGACAAGACCTTGAGTTTGATGATCCTGATCAGGACAACAAGATTCTAGGCCTGGAAAAGTTCTCAG AAGTTGCTGCCGAGATCGGTTTCTCCGTGTATCCTCTGGGTGATGAGAGTTCTGCTTACAGCCAGCTGAGCATGGAAAGTGAAACGGACAACTCGCGCAGCACGACGGACAATGGGAGGGAAGACGAAGGCAGAGCGACCCAGTCTGAGCCCAGTTTCCCTCCTTACCTGTCCTGCAGGGGCTGCGGACAGCTCCGTGATGAACCTCTGGGACCTGGCATTGACCTCGTTGGCCCGTACTGCCTTAGATGTTGCAAAGCCTCTCGGGAAGCTAAGAGTACGGACTTCTGCTCACCTTTTGGAAGCATCAGCGGTATCCGCTCAGGTTCTAATATGCAGCTTGATTGCGAAGAGGTGGGAAATGGGATGGGTGACAAGGCGCTGACAGCCGAGGACAAATCGGCTAAAATGCACTCGTGTCATCTCTGCGGATTCTCCTCGCGTTACGCCAACCACGTGAAGCGCCACATGAAGACGCACAATGGGGAGAAGCCTTTTAACTGCCCGCTGTGCACGTACGCCTCGGCTCAGCTGGTGAACCTCCAGAGACACCTTCGCATTCACACGGGGGAAAAACCTTACAAATGTGACAGCTGCACTTTTGCCTGCAGCTCTCTCGGCAACCTCAAGAGGCACCAGCGCATGCATGTACCCTGTGTGGGGGTGGGGCAGGACGCACCGTCACGACCCACCAGTGGCCAGAACAGTCTGAAGAGGCAAGGGACCGGGCAGAGAGAAGAGGTTTCTGGTGCTGCAGGCAAAG TTACAGAGGTTGCACGGCCAACGTCAAACCTGACTTTGGCAGCCCAGAACAGCGACTACCTGTCAGCCTTTGATAGCCTAAAGGGAGCATCTCCGCCCCCCATAGCAGCTTCCAATCCAGCTCCGGGTCATCAACCTCCACCCTTGCTGGATACGACAGGCAGCAGCGAAAGCAGAGCATCAAGAGGAGGTGTAGCAGACAGGAGCGGCCTCCCACCGTCACTTTTCCCTTTTACCTGCCGGCTCTGTGGCATCGTCCTGGAAGACGAGGACGGCTCCTCGGCCCAGATTTGTGCCAAGTGTACCCTCGAAATGCTGACTAAAGACTCCTCGTCATCTCCCAACAGCCCCGGCGAGCGCAGTGACAAGGTTTACACGTGCGCCGCCTGCCCCTTTCTCACACACTACCCTAACCACTTGGCACGCCACATGAAAACTCACAGCGGCGAGAAACCCTACAAGTGCCCACAGTGCGATTACGCCTCAGCACACTTCGACAACCTCAAGCGACACCACAGAGTGCACACCGGCGAGAAACCCTACAAGTGCCATTTGTGTGATTACGCGTGCGGGAATCTGGCCAACCTAAAGCGCCATCAGCGGGTGCACTCTGGCGCCAAGCCCTTCCAGTGCGCCGTGTGCAGTTACAGCTGCAACCAGAGCATGAACCTGAAGCGGCACATGCTCCGGCACACCGGGGAGAAGCCCTATAAATGTCAAGAGTGCGGCTACACCACGGGCCACTGGGACAACTACAAGAGACACCAGAAGAAGCACGGCCTGGCCACAGACGGCTGGGTGAAAGTGCCGATGACGGGCAACAACGAAGAGCAGGAAGTGAGGAAAGGGATGGGAGCTGGGCTTCAAACTCACAGAAAGGAAGCAGGGGTCGATATGCAGTACATGCCAAGGGAGGGGAGTCAGACAATACACTCATGCTACAAACTTGAGATTGTATAA